The proteins below come from a single Euleptes europaea isolate rEulEur1 chromosome 5, rEulEur1.hap1, whole genome shotgun sequence genomic window:
- the SLC25A28 gene encoding mitoferrin-2 isoform X2, translated as MNPAEVIKQRMQMYNSPYQRVTDCVRAVWCNEGAGAFYRSYTTQLTMNIPFQAIHFMAYESLQEHLNPHRQYNPGSHMVAGACAGAIAAAATTPLDVCKTLLNTQEALALNTNITGHITGMAHAFRTVYRVGGLTAYFRGVQARVIYQMPSTAIAWSVYEFFKYILTERKEGR; from the exons ATGAACCCCGCAGAAG TGATAAAGCAGAGGATGCAGATGTACAACTCTCCATACCAGCGTGTTACGGACTGTGTGCGCGCTGTTTGGTGCAACGAAGGGGCAGGAGCCTTCTACCGAAGCTACACTACTCAGCTGACCATGAACATCCCCTTCCAGGCCATCCATTTCATGGCATACGAATCCCTGCAGGAACACCTCAACCCTCACAGACAGTACAACCCTGGCTCTCATATGGTGGCTGGTGCCTGTGCAGGTGCCATCGCTGCTGCCGCCACCACCCCTTTGGACGTTTGCAAAACGCTGCTGAACACCCAAGAGGCCCTGGCACTCAATACCAACATCACTGGGCACATCACAGGCATGGCTCACGCCTTCAGGACGGTGTACCGTGTGGGTGGGCTGACGGCCTACTTCCGTGGGGTTCAGGCCCGCGTCATTTACCAGATGCCCTCCACAGCCATTGCCTGGTCTGTTTATGAGTTCTTCAAATACATCCTCACCGAGCGGAAGGAAGGACGGTGA
- the NKX2-3 gene encoding homeobox protein Nkx-2.3 produces the protein MPLPSPATSTPFSVKDILKLEQRFGGPLEPPFAGASCLLGCRFSDGEEDDEAEEKGPFLGSMAAAQGPGAAAAGLSPGSYVQAVLRGTCQPKEEPEPARASEDGEYRAGPAASRPGGAGLGWERGSGPAEPDWRPRGAEAGPAPAQRRVRAHLEDARDRGPFQSDAFVKGAPGSEARPDLRKALAAKHGFVPAWKEPSEEASERPKARGRRKPRVLFSQAQVFELERRFQQQRYLSAPERELLAGSLKLTSTQVKIWFQNRRYKCKRQRQDKALELGASTAGAPPPQQPPLPPRRVAVPVLVRDGKPCLGGSTAYSAPYNAAAYSYNGFPNYAYAGSPATAYGAGYGCSYPAGSGGGPSVQPPAGPYVNMGGFGGAGPQPLHQGAAGPSCSQGIRAW, from the exons ATGCCGCTCCCCAGCCCGGCCACCTCCACGCCCTTCTCGGTCAAGGACATCCTCAAGCTGGAGCAGCGCTTCGGGGGCCCCCTCGAGCCTCCCTTCGCCGGCGCCTCCTGCCTGCTGGGCTGCCGCTTCTCCGACGGGGAGGAGGACGACGAGGCCGAGGAGAAAGGGCCCTTCCTGGGCTCCATGGCGGCGGCCCAAGGCCCGGGGGCTGCGGCGGCGGGGCTCTCGCCCGGGAGCTACGTGCAGGCGGTGCTGCGGGGCACCTGCCAGCCTAAGGAGGAGCCGGAGCCGGCGCGGGCCTCCGAGGACGGTGAGTACCGGGCCGGGCCGGCCGCGTCGAGGCCGGGGGGAGCGGGCCTTGGCTGGGAACGAGGCAGCGGCCCAGCAGAGCCAGATTGGCGACCACGGGGGGCGGAGGCTGGCCCTGCCCCGGCCCAGCGCCGAGTCCGAGCTCACCTCGAAGATGCGCGA GACCGTGGCCCCTTCCAGTCCGATGCGTTTGTGAAGGGGGCCCCTGGGTCCGAGGCCAGGCCCGACCTCAGGAAAGCTCTCGCTGCAAAGCATGGGTTCGTTCCCGCTT gGAAGGAGCCGTCGGAGGAGGCGTCGGAGCGGCCCAAGGCGCGGGGCCGGAGGAAGCCGCGGGTGCTCTTCTCGCAGGCGCAGGTCTTCGAGCTGGAGCGCCGTTTCCAGCAGCAGCGCTACCTGTCGGCGCCCGAGCGGGAGCTCCTGGCCGGCAGCCTCAAGCTCACGTCCACGCAGGTCAAGATCTGGTTCCAGAACCGGCGCTACAAGTGCAAGCGGCAGCGGCAGGACAAGGCGCTGGAGCTGGGCGCCTCGACGGCCGGCGCCCCGCCGCCCCAGCAGCCGCCGCTCCCGCCGCGCCGGGTGGCGGTGCCCGTGCTGGTGCGGGACGGCAAGCCCTGCCTCGGCGGCTCCACGGCCTACAGCGCGCCCTACAACGCCGCCGCCTACTCCTACAACGGCTTCCCCAACTACGCCTACGCGGGCTCCCCCGCCACCGCCTACGGCGCCGGTTACGGCTGCAGCTACCCGGCCGGCAGCGGCGGGGGCCCGTCGGTGCAGCCGCCCGCAGGGCCGTACGTGAACATGGGGGGCTTCGGCGGCGCCGGCCCGCAGCCCCTCCACCAGGGGGCCGCCGGGCCCTCCTGCAGTCAGGGCATCCGAGCCTGGTAG